The DNA region AAACTCCGGGCCGTGCCCGGTGCGCGGGACGACCTGCTGCTCGCCGGGCTGGAGGAGATGCCGGGGTGCCAGGGCTACGTCGTCGCCCGCGACCTCGCTGACCTGGACGGGCCGTGAATCACCGAGGTCTGGGACAGACAGGAGGGCCACCGGGCGTCCCTGACCCTGCCCTCCGTCCCCACCAAGCCGGTCGACGGGCGGGGTCTGCCCCGGGGGGAGGCGCAAGTGCTCCCTTCCTGAGGGGCGCTCCCGTCAGGACCGATTGGACGCGGAATAGAACAGCAGCCCAATCAGGATGAGGTCGAGGGCCCAGCTCGCCGGGCGCCGGAGGGCAGGGTCACGCCGCGCCCGCAGGAACTGCACCCCCAGCCGAGCCACGAGGAGCAGGGCCACGAGGTAGGGGCTCGGCAGCGGTCCCCCCAGCAGCGGCAGGAGCAGCAGCACGGCAACCACCGCCAGCAATGCGAAACTGACGATAGTCAGAGCGTCGGGGCGGGGGCGTTCGGGCGGGGTCAACGCTCCTCGCTGTTCCCGGTCCCACTGTCCCCGGTGGGCGGCGTCACGGGCGGCGCCGTCTCCTTCAGCTCAGGATCGGCTACGTCCTCCCGGGCGTCGGCCTCCGTCGTCTGCGCTTGGGCCTGGGGCCCGGTGGGCACGGCCTGACCCGTCTCCCCCGCGTATTCGAGGACGAGCACGCTGGTGGGCGGGAGGTTCAGCCGCAGGTGGCAGGGCTGACCGTGCCACCCCTCGTCCTTGGTGGTCAGGTCGGGCTGCTGGGTGCCGAAACCGCCGTACTCGCCGTCGTCGGTGGAGAGCAGCACCCGGTACTGGCCCCTCTGCGGCACGCCGATGGGGTACAGGTCACGGTACACCGGGGTCAGGTTGGCGACGACAAGGCTCCACGCACCTCCCTGCGGGTCGCGGCGGAGGTAGGCGTACACGCTGTTGTCGGCGTCGTCGCCGCTCACCCACACCTGCCCCTCGGAGCCCACGTCGCCGACGTGCCAGTCGGGGCGCTCGCGGTAGAGGGTATTGAGCCGCCGCACGAGGTTCATGATGCCCCGGTGGTCGGGGATGTCCGCGAGGTGCCACGGCAGGCCCTGTTCGAAGCTCCACTCGGTCGGCTGGGCGAACTCCTGCCCCATGAAGAGGAGCTTCTTGCCCGGCGTGGTCCACATCAGGGCCAGAAAGGAGCGGTAGTTCGCCCGCTGGGCGTACCAGTCGCCGGGCATCTTCATGATCATCGACTTCTTGAGGTGGACGACCTCGTCGTGGCTGATCGCCAGGACGTAGTTCTCGGTGGCTCGGTACACGTTGAAAAAGGTCAGCGCGTGGTGGTGGTACTTGCGCCAGAGGGGATCTTCCTCGAAGTAGCGCAGGGTGTCGTTCATCCAGCCCATCGCCCACTTGTAGTCGAAGCCCAGACCGCCCGGCGTCGGCTTCGTCACGCCGGAGAAGGCCGTGCTCTCCTCGGCGATGGTCACGCTTCCGGGCGCCATGTGGTGCGTCACCTCGTTCAGCCGCCTGAGAAAGGCGATGGCCTCCAGGTTCTCGCGCCCGCCGTGGACGTTCGGCACCCACTCGGTGCGCGAGAAGTCGAGGTAGAGCATCGAGGCCACCGCGTCCACCCGCAGCCCGTCGATGTGGAAATCCTGGAGCCATTTGAGCGCCGAGCCGATCAGAAACATCACGACCTCGTTGCGGCCGTAGTCGAAGATGTAGGTGTTCCAGTCGTTGTGGAAACCCTTGCGGGGATCCGAATACTCGTAGAGCGGCCCGCCGTCGAAGTGCGCCAAGCCCACCTCGTCCGTCGGGAAGTGGCCGGGCACCCAGTCGAGGTACACGCCGATCCCCTTCTCGTGGAGGTGGTTGACGAGGTACTTGAAGTCCTCGGGGCTGCCCATGCGGCTCGTCGGGGCGTAGTAGCCCGTCACCTGATAGCCCCAGGAGCCGTCGAAGGGGTGCTCCATCACGCCCATCAGCTCGACGTGGGTGTAGCCGAGGTAACCCACGTACTCGGCGAGGCGGTGGGCGAGGTCGCGGTAATTGAGGAACCAGCCGCCCTCCTGCCGCGCCCAGGACTCGACGTGGACCTCGTACACGGAGATGGGGCGGTCGTACCCGGCCCGGCGTTCCTGCATCCAGGTCTGGTCGGTCCACGTGAAGGGCTGGTCCCAGACGATGCTGGCCGTGTTGGGGCGCGCCTCGAAGAAGGTGCCGTAGGGGTCCATCTTGTCGACCGTGCGCCCGTCCGCCCCCGTCACCCGGAACTTGTAGCGCTGCCCGTGCCGCGCTTCAGCCACGAAGGCCCTCCAGAAGCCGAAGTCGAGCCTTTGCATGGCGTTGTCGAAGCCGTTCCAGCCGTTGAAGTCCCCCACAACGCTGACGTGCTGGGCATTCGGCGCCCACACCGCGAAGCGCACGCCCTCCACCCCGTCCTCCGTGACCGGGTGCGCGCCGAGCAGGTGGTCGGGCCGCACCAGGTCGGCGGTGGCGAGCTTTTGCAGGTGGCCGTGATCGAGGGGCAGCACACCCGGCGGGAGCAGATCGTTCATGAGACGAGTCTACCGGGTGGGGTCGGGCGGCGAGGACGGGGGGTCCAGACCGGGGAGGTCACATGAAGGAAGCCTGGAGCCGGGGGCCGGGGGTCGCGCAGGACGACCTTCCCCTACCCCCCCAGCACATGCCGCCGAAACCGTTCCAGGATGGCGAGCCCCACCGCCCCGCTCTTTTCCGGGTGGAACTGGGTGGCATGGAGATTGCCGTGGCTGAAGGCGGCCCAGAAGGGCACCCCGTACTCGGTGATCGCGCCCGCGTCCACGTCCACGCCCAGCGGCACGTAGTACGAGTGGACGAAGTAGGCGTAGGCGGGGCAGGCGAGGTCCCGCAGCAGGGGCGAGTCGCCCACCTTGTCGAGGCTGTTCCAGCCCATCTGGGGCACCTTGCGGTCAGGGGCGGCCTCGAACCTCCGCACCGTGCCGGGCACGAGGTTCAGCCCCGGGGTGCCGGGCGCCTCCTCCGAGCCCGACAGGAGCATCTGCATCCCCACGCAGATGCCCAGGAGGGGCGTGCCCGCACGGGTGGCGTCCATGACCGGGCCGTGGAAGCCGCTCGTGTCGAAAGCCTCCATGACCTGCCGGAAGTGGCCCTGCCCGGGTACGACGAGGGCGGGCGCGTGGGGCACGTCGGCGGGCGAGTCGGAGACGCGAACGGTCATTCCGGCGCGCTCCAGCGCCTTGGCGGCGCTGCGGACGTTCCCGGCGCCGTAGTCGAGGAGGAGGACTTCGGGGGTCACTGACCCCTCGCGTACTTGTCGCGGATGGCGGCGGTGTTGCCGGTGGGCCGCAACGTTTCGCCCGTCCAGACAAAGGTGAGGTCGTTGCGAACCGAGCCGCTGGCCTGCGCGTTGAAGGCCATGCCTCCTTTGCAGAGTTCCGATCCCCCTTGGTACGTCGTCCTTGACGCCAAGATGGTCAGGTCGGGCACCCGGTCGGCGTTGCGGTCGCGGTCATCCCAGGAGAAGGGATCGAGCTGCCAGCGGCCCGCGCACTGGGCGGAACGGGGCTTGAACCAGTCGCGGAAGGCGAGCAGCGGAAACAGCGCCACCGTTTCCACCTTCAGCTTGCCGCCCGTCCACGACGCGATTTTGAGGGCACTGCCTATCGGTTCGTTCCTCGCATTCTCGCTCAGGCACACTGCCGCCTGGGCACCGCCGGGCTTCGGGTAGGTCAAGCAGGTGCCGGGGAGGAAGTCAGGGACGAGCCCGACGGCCTGCCACTGCCCCCGCGTGTGC from Deinococcus aetherius includes:
- a CDS encoding antibiotic biosynthesis monooxygenase; amino-acid sequence: MFRLIGKLRAVPGARDDLLLAGLEEMPGCQGYVVARDLADLDGP
- a CDS encoding 1,4-alpha-glucan branching enzyme, with the translated sequence MNDLLPPGVLPLDHGHLQKLATADLVRPDHLLGAHPVTEDGVEGVRFAVWAPNAQHVSVVGDFNGWNGFDNAMQRLDFGFWRAFVAEARHGQRYKFRVTGADGRTVDKMDPYGTFFEARPNTASIVWDQPFTWTDQTWMQERRAGYDRPISVYEVHVESWARQEGGWFLNYRDLAHRLAEYVGYLGYTHVELMGVMEHPFDGSWGYQVTGYYAPTSRMGSPEDFKYLVNHLHEKGIGVYLDWVPGHFPTDEVGLAHFDGGPLYEYSDPRKGFHNDWNTYIFDYGRNEVVMFLIGSALKWLQDFHIDGLRVDAVASMLYLDFSRTEWVPNVHGGRENLEAIAFLRRLNEVTHHMAPGSVTIAEESTAFSGVTKPTPGGLGFDYKWAMGWMNDTLRYFEEDPLWRKYHHHALTFFNVYRATENYVLAISHDEVVHLKKSMIMKMPGDWYAQRANYRSFLALMWTTPGKKLLFMGQEFAQPTEWSFEQGLPWHLADIPDHRGIMNLVRRLNTLYRERPDWHVGDVGSEGQVWVSGDDADNSVYAYLRRDPQGGAWSLVVANLTPVYRDLYPIGVPQRGQYRVLLSTDDGEYGGFGTQQPDLTTKDEGWHGQPCHLRLNLPPTSVLVLEYAGETGQAVPTGPQAQAQTTEADAREDVADPELKETAPPVTPPTGDSGTGNSEER
- the hisH gene encoding imidazole glycerol phosphate synthase subunit HisH, with amino-acid sequence MTPEVLLLDYGAGNVRSAAKALERAGMTVRVSDSPADVPHAPALVVPGQGHFRQVMEAFDTSGFHGPVMDATRAGTPLLGICVGMQMLLSGSEEAPGTPGLNLVPGTVRRFEAAPDRKVPQMGWNSLDKVGDSPLLRDLACPAYAYFVHSYYVPLGVDVDAGAITEYGVPFWAAFSHGNLHATQFHPEKSGAVGLAILERFRRHVLGG